Within the Maribacter sp. BPC-D8 genome, the region CTTATTATTTTTTACAAATTGTTCTTTAATAGCACTCCAACGGGTATCTTCTTCTGTTGAAAGATTACCTATTAACTCATTGTACTTTAATAAATTAGCTTCAGCAGAACCGGTCAAAGTTTGTGCTTCGTTCTCGTAATGTGAACGCAACATGGTGTTTAGTTCTTTTTCGTTCATGATAGGCACTATCTGAGCAACCAATTTATTCATGTCTCTATAAGAACCTTGAAGTTTAAAAGAAGGCTCTGTGCGGTATTCGTCTTGCATGGCAGCACTTTTAATGTACGTTGCATTTACTTTCAATAATACATCTCTCACTCTTAACACCTTTTCCAATACCTTTTTATATTCCTCAACTTCTTGACTAGAATGGTTGCCAATAAGCTGACCTTCGTCAGACTTAGACTCAATTTGTTCTACCAAGGTATACACATCGTCGAATTCTTTACTCGCCAATTGTTGTAAAATAGGATTTGCGGTCAGCGAATTTTCAATGAGACTTAATCTAAACAAGTGTTCTGTTTCACCAATAATATCACCAAGGTTGTAAATATCGGCACGGTTGGCTAACATATCTGGAATCTGAAATTTCTCTCCACTTTCCGTATATGGGTTACCCGCCATAATTACGCAGAATTTTTTACCGCGTAAATCGTAGGTTTTTGGCTGACCCTCATAAACACCTTCTATTTTACGAGTACCATCTGATAGTGAAATAAATTTCTGAAGAAACTCCGGATTACAATGCTGGATATCATCGATATAAAGCATTACGTTATTCCCCATTTCAAAAGCAAGATTCAACTTTTTAAGTTCTTCTCTAGCAGCACTATTCTTTGCCGAAGCAGGATCCACATTGGTTACTTCATGACCAATTGCCGGTCCGTTAATCTTAACAAAAATTAAACCTAGGCGATTCGCAATGTACTCCATCAAAGTAGTTTTGCCATAACCTGGTGGAGATATCAACAGCAACATTCCCATTCTATCGGTACGTTTGTTCGCCCCTACTGTACCTAACTGTTTGGCTAGATTATTCCCGAAAATTGGAAGATAAACTTCATCAATTAATTTGTTTCGTACGAAAGAGGTAAGCACTCTAGGCTTAAACTCTTCTAACTTTAAATCGGTCTTTAATTTCTCGGTAATTTCAAGTTTTGTCTTTTTAAATTTTAGAAAAGCAGGAACTTCATCTGTTAGAAATAAATTCAACCTAGAGATAAAATCATGATAATTGAATGAATAGATTCCTTCAACAATTGTTCCATGAGATCCTCTCAAGTCTTTTAAAGCTTCATTAGGTGAAACCGCTTTAATTTTAGAAGCAGATTCGTCTCTAAATAAAATTGCACCAACAATTTCATTTTCATATCTGTTACTGTCAATTGCGTTTTCAACATCTTTTTTAGATTTTAAAAATGCACCAACCCATTGTTTTACCAAACGAACTTTAGATGCAAGTTTAGGAGCTTCTTCAACACTTTTCTTAAACTTTAAATCTGCTTGTTGAGATTTAAGTAATTTTAGAAACTCATCTTTTAATTGAATGGCGAAACCACTATAAACAAATTCAGAATCTGATTTTAACTCTTCAAATAAATATTCAGCAATATCTGTGCTTAAAAGCGCATCGAATAACTTCGTTTCTTCGGCAAACACCTCAATTTTCTTTTGTAATTCTACTATAATAGAAGCATACTCTTTAGATTCTGGGAAGTATTGTAAAACCTCGCCAGCGGCTTTTAAACCCTGGTCCAATTCATCTTTAACATGCTTATCTAAATCATTCCAGAAAAATTGGGCATAACCACGAATTTCTGGTCGGTATGTAAGCAAATCTAATTCATGGTGCTTATGTACTAAAAGCCTTAGTATTCTTGATGCATCTACATCATGAACACCTTTAATGTAACCTTCAGAATAATCATTTCTACTTTGTTCTTGAACAACTTTCAAAAGTTCTTCTTCACTTAGCGGAAGCAAATCATCTTCAGTGAAATTTGTAAATATTTTATACGCTAAATATGCAGCACGATATATGTCATCGGTTTCCGATACATATTCTTGATCCCACAAATGTCGATTTTTAACGAACGCTTCATTGTTCAGCTCCTTGTAAAAATCGGTACCTGTCAAATGATAGTTAAGTACATTGTTATGAAAAACAATTGTTAAGTCTAACTGTTGCTTATTAACTCCGAATTTGTGTTTTCCTAATCGAATTACACTATCACCGTCTTCATAAAGATCAAGTTTATCTTTTAACTTTCTTAGGGCATCTTCTCTAGCAGTCTTTAATTGGGTTTCAATTTCTTCAGCTTTACCACTATCATCGAGCTCTTGTAACTGAGAAATAATATCACGAAGCTTATTGATCATAAGATCAGATGCAAAGTATCCGTTAATTTCTACCGCAGACTTAAAACTCTGAGCCTTTTTCTGAACACCCTTTAGAATTCTGCCAGATGCATTAGCTAATGCACTAGTTTTTTTATTTCGTTTTTCAATTAAAGAGTTCTTTCTGGCATCAAAAGCAGCATATACCTCTTCTCTTTTTTCAATAATAGTTTCAATGAACTCTTCAAAATCGGTGAATTTACCCTCGAGCTCTTCTAATTGAATAGATGTTTTTGTTTGATATTCATCACACTTTTCTGGTGTAGATGCCATATCTAAATAATTGATGATACTTTGATCAATCAATTTTAACTGAGCGGCAAACTCTGCTTTTGCTTCAGATATACCAAGAGAATTTCTCTTATTTTTTAAAGCAGCTTTAAGCTCATTTATAGTAGAGAAAATCAATGAAATATCATCGATTATTTTTGTTGAATGCGCAGTGTCTTCAATTTCTAAATTAGAAACAATATCGATCAACATTTCAAGATCGGCGCTGATCTCATTAATTTCTTCTTCTTTCTCTTTTGCTTCAATTACCTTTTCAACTTTGGCAATAAATTCCTTTTTATCTTTTAAAGCATCATGATACGGTTGTAGCGCATTCGGATTTAAAAGAAATTGAACACATCGTTCAGATATTTTCTTGGTCTGCTCCCCTATTTGTTCTTCTAGAACCTCTATATATTCTAAATCAATATATCTCACTTCTTTTAGTGAAATAGCTTCGCCTCTTAAAGATCTTAATCTTGTAAGTAGCGCAACAAATTCATCTATGCTTTTAAAAGAGGTACTCTTAATTTTATTAAATAACTCCTCAGCGTTTTGACGAATTAATTTGGACTGATTTTGAGCATTCTTTCGAAGTTGTACTACCTTTTCAAATTCATCAATAGCAGCGTTAGATGCTTTGTTGATTTCTTCAATAGGCTCGTTTAATTGATGTGTTTCTGGTTCAGGTAACCAATAATACGCATCTAATATATCTTTCGAGAACTTAGCAATATCACTATATAGTCCGGCGTAATTATCGTTTTTATTCAATAATGTAATTAAGCCATTGACTTCTGCCATAGCTTTTACAATATCTTTATTTC harbors:
- a CDS encoding DNA repair ATPase, which gives rise to MAEESRTDKTEEHILDGGTYDVIKNRLQKQKEFLQSKLIELNDDRKTVFGSLETKLIANARINTENNCIARDIVSFGDTCLFGYNVHFGLRTEITIKDVFSAYKFEENSFKASTLDILDDEIFKSDFTNLYKYYRNTIFSNFAIIGNYLHMVFQLSESSTDIKTFKWLLVDNTLKYIDNRSEHEYKFPVQQEFKWQEATRDMQRYGEHPHVSIKDRVFVETIGGDLTIKIEDNTAEGKGILDEPVEYVDQTLDDGQYRFGDLGNLLILEIKPFQEVPRYFVFNDKMKEVQKIESVKNACILLPDDQGIIFPTGYYLQTGEYHIFDNAIPNVKFQERIVSPNGEDFLYVFYSAAEGLYNLMSYNIISQVIKTPIICNGFTILENGELCYFKTEQEQTKHHVVQIWQTPYLKGDYVPSQHEDTLLYKIGNKDIVKAMAEVNGLITLLNKNDNYAGLYSDIAKFSKDILDAYYWLPEPETHQLNEPIEEINKASNAAIDEFEKVVQLRKNAQNQSKLIRQNAEELFNKIKSTSFKSIDEFVALLTRLRSLRGEAISLKEVRYIDLEYIEVLEEQIGEQTKKISERCVQFLLNPNALQPYHDALKDKKEFIAKVEKVIEAKEKEEEINEISADLEMLIDIVSNLEIEDTAHSTKIIDDISLIFSTINELKAALKNKRNSLGISEAKAEFAAQLKLIDQSIINYLDMASTPEKCDEYQTKTSIQLEELEGKFTDFEEFIETIIEKREEVYAAFDARKNSLIEKRNKKTSALANASGRILKGVQKKAQSFKSAVEINGYFASDLMINKLRDIISQLQELDDSGKAEEIETQLKTAREDALRKLKDKLDLYEDGDSVIRLGKHKFGVNKQQLDLTIVFHNNVLNYHLTGTDFYKELNNEAFVKNRHLWDQEYVSETDDIYRAAYLAYKIFTNFTEDDLLPLSEEELLKVVQEQSRNDYSEGYIKGVHDVDASRILRLLVHKHHELDLLTYRPEIRGYAQFFWNDLDKHVKDELDQGLKAAGEVLQYFPESKEYASIIVELQKKIEVFAEETKLFDALLSTDIAEYLFEELKSDSEFVYSGFAIQLKDEFLKLLKSQQADLKFKKSVEEAPKLASKVRLVKQWVGAFLKSKKDVENAIDSNRYENEIVGAILFRDESASKIKAVSPNEALKDLRGSHGTIVEGIYSFNYHDFISRLNLFLTDEVPAFLKFKKTKLEITEKLKTDLKLEEFKPRVLTSFVRNKLIDEVYLPIFGNNLAKQLGTVGANKRTDRMGMLLLISPPGYGKTTLMEYIANRLGLIFVKINGPAIGHEVTNVDPASAKNSAAREELKKLNLAFEMGNNVMLYIDDIQHCNPEFLQKFISLSDGTRKIEGVYEGQPKTYDLRGKKFCVIMAGNPYTESGEKFQIPDMLANRADIYNLGDIIGETEHLFRLSLIENSLTANPILQQLASKEFDDVYTLVEQIESKSDEGQLIGNHSSQEVEEYKKVLEKVLRVRDVLLKVNATYIKSAAMQDEYRTEPSFKLQGSYRDMNKLVAQIVPIMNEKELNTMLRSHYENEAQTLTGSAEANLLKYNELIGNLSTEEDTRWSAIKEQFVKNNKLKGFGNANEMAQVLSQMMEFSENLAGIKSVLEKGLNNE